One Marmota flaviventris isolate mMarFla1 chromosome 17, mMarFla1.hap1, whole genome shotgun sequence genomic window, TGATGCTACTTTTCCTCCTCCCAGGGGAGGGGCAAGGTGGGTGAGGGCACCACCCTGAGGAGTGTGTGCCAGACACTGGGCACCCCAGCCGGCATCACTCTCACGGGGGACAGGTGGGCTCTGCCCACAGGCATGAGGACGGCACTGTACGGTTCTGGGATGCCTCTGGTGTCTGCTTGCGATTGCTGTACAAACTCAGCACCGCGCGGGTGTTCCTCACTGAAACGGACCCCAGCGAGAACCTCAATGCCCAGGGCGAAGACGAGTGGCCTCCACTCCGTAAGGTGAGGCCAGGAACCTGGAAGCTGGAGGTGGGGCGGGGAGGATGGGGCTGGCCCTGGCTGCTCACAGGTCTCCTCTCCCTCATCAGGTGGGCTCCTTTGACCCCTACAGTGATGACCCCCGGCTGGGCATCCAGAAGATTTTCCTCTGCAAATACAGTGGCTACCTGGCTGTGGCAGGCACGGCAGGGCAGGTAGCAGGCTGGGCAGGGACAGGGATTGTGGAGGAACGGTGGGGTGACTCTGGGCAGCAGGGACAAGAACCAGCCTCCGAGCACCCACCCGCAGGTGTCACCAGGAGTGCACATTCTCTGTGCTTCTCCCATGGGATGGAGGTTTCTCAATCCAATAGAGAAAGGCCCCTAGAAGGTTCCTCGATCCCATAGAGGAAGGATGGTTGTTTCCCTCTCCTCCTAAAATCAGAACAAAGGGTGGAAGCTAGGCAGAGGCTGAGCCTGGACTTGAGTCCTGATCCTTTGCTGTCCTTTGATGCTGGGGTCTTGCTGAGCACATCTGCCCCCACCCAGGTGCTCGTGCTGGAGCTGAACGACGAGGCGGCAGAGCATGctgtggaggaggtggaggccGACCTGCTGCAGGACCAGGAGGGCTACCGCTGGAAGGGACATGAGCGCCTGGCCGCCCGCGCAGGGCCCGTGCACTTCGAGCCCGGCTTTCAGCCCTTTGTGTTGGTACAATGCCAGCCCCCAGCTGTGGTCACCTCCTTGGCCCTGCACTCTGAGTGGCGGCTTGTGGCCTTTGGCACCAGCCACGGCTTTGGCCTCTTTGACCACCAGCAGCGGCGGCAGGTCTTTGTCAAGTGAGTAtgatggctggggctggggtctggGACTAAGGCCTTGGGAGGACCCTGCACCCTGGCAGCACTGATGACCTTATGTCCCCCAGGTGTACCCTCCACCCCAGTGACCAACTAGCTCTGGAGGGCCCACTGTCCCGTGTAAAGTCCCTCAAGAAGTCCCTGCGTCAGTCATTCCGCCGGATGCGCCGCAGCAGAGTGTCTAGCCGGAAGCGGCGGCCAGCTGGCCCCCCAGGAGAGGTGAGGCCTAAGGCTACCCTTGAGCCCTGGCCAAGCCCAGGGCAGCCATCACCTGGACCACGTGACTCTCCCTCCCTGGGCTTCATGGGCTACAAACAGAGGCTCTGAATCCAGGCCACCTAGGTTCTCACCCCACTAACTGTGACTGCCAGTATGTCACGCTGCTtttgtgcctcagcttccccaagcACAAAAGATTGTAATGCTTACCTTGGAGGTGAGTCCCCGGCAAAAATtagttgttttcttattattctgCCCCTTTCCCTACAATGtgctgggaggccaggcaagCTCCCTCCAAGGCACCTCCCACTTGTACAAGGTCTGCTTGGACATGGCTATGGCCAGCCTTCCAGCCTTTCTGGGAGGATTGGCATCGAGCAGTGCCCCTGGGGTGGGGAAACAGACCTCTCTCTCAGGACCACCCACCTCACGGCAGATGCAGGCAGCAAACACCAAGCCCGAGAGGATGGGGCTGCAGAACATGGAGTTGGCACCTGTGCAGCGCAAGATCGAAGCCCGCTCAGCTGAAGACTCCTTCACAGGCTTTGTCCGGACCCTCTACTTTGCCGACACCTACCTGAGGGACAGTGAGTGGCCTGCCTGAAGTTGGGGGGTGAGGGATACCCCTGGCGTGAGAGCACGTGAGAGCTGCTGCCTATCTGGGACTTCTGAGGGGTTCCCATTGTGAGCAGGGGAGATCAGAGTCCCCAtctgcctcttccctcccctaCCTGGGCTCCCAAGTTGAGTTGCCCTGGCTTCATATCCAGGCTCCACCGCGCTCTAGAAATAGAGCCTTGGACACATCGTTTAACCTTTCTGGCCTCAGCTCCCCTCTCTGTGGAATGAAGGATGCTGTCTTTTTTTCTGGAGCATCTGTGAGGGTTAAGATGATGAGGTGCCTGCTGGTACCTGATAGGCAGGTGGAAATGTCCACTATCTGGCCTTCTCCTCTGATGGGTGGGAGCATCCTCGGCCACATCACAGCTAGGGCTGAGCTGTCGTGGATTTGGGACCATCCATGTGTGGGCGCCATGCAGTTGTCAGAGGGACATTCCCATCTTTTCCTGGGAGGTGGGCACGGCCTACAGCATGTCCATTTTGAAGAGGAGAAAACCTCTTTAAAGTTTGCTAACTGGGCTTTGGAGTCACGTGGTATCTAACGATCAGGACAGGACAGAAGCCCAGCTTGCCTGTTCCTGCCCAACTCCCAGAGCCAGAGGCTAGATATGCAAACCTTTTCCTCTTGGTAGGCTCCCGCCACTGCCCTTCGCTGTGGGCTGGCACCAATGGAGGTACTGTCTATGCCTTCTCCCTGCGTGTGCCCCCGGCTGATCGGAGAATGGATGAGCCAGTGCGGGCGGAACAGGGTGAGTGCTGACAGGGGAGTACAGGGTGCTTGATCTGCCTGGGCTGGGTGAGGTGGTATCTCCAGCCTGGCCACCCACCATAGGGCCCTCCTCCTCTTTTCTATAGCCAAGGAGATCCAACTGATGCACCGAGCGCCGGTTGTGGGTATCCTGGTGCTCGACGGGCACAGCATACCCCTTCCTGAGCCCCTGGAAGTGGCCCATGACCTGTCAAAAAGCCCAGACATGCAGGGAAGCCACCAGCTGCTTGTGGTGTCAGAGGAACAATTTAAGGTACCACATGTGGCAGCAGGATCCCTCAGGAATTCCTGGGACCTCTTTGGGGCTCCGCACCTGGGCACAAGTCATGAAAGCTGGGGCACAAAGTTTTATTTGGAGTTAGTCGTAGGTGACAAAGGCACAGGAAAGAAGGGGAGTGGTCTTGTATGGGGTCTCTGGACCCCAAGCTCAGGCAGGGACACTGAGGCAGCACCTGAGTCTGTGGGAAGGAAGACCACCAGACGTGGAGGTCGGCAGCCTCCTGTCCTCCCAGTCCAGTGCAGTGACTGTGTGTTAAGAGCTGGGTGCAGGGCGGGCACTGAGATAGGGTGGGGAACATCTGCTGAGGGCAGGCCAAGAGAACTATGGTATAGCCACAGCATGAGCACTGCCCTGTGCCCCAGGTGTTCACGCTGCCCAAGGTGAGTGCCAAGCTGAAACTGAAGCTGACGGCCTTGGAGGGCTCCAGGGTCCGACGGGTTGGCGTGGCCCACTTCAGCAGCTGTCGGGCCGAGGATTATGGGGAGCACCATCTGGCGGTCCTCACCAACCTGGGTGACATCCAGGTGGTCTCACTGCCCCTGCTCAAGCCCCAGGTGCGATACAGCTGCATTCGCCGGGAGGACGTCAGCGGCATTGCCTCCTGTGTCTTCACCAAATATGGCCAAGGTGTGCAGGCGGGGCAGGTGGATGGGGGCTCCCCGGCACTGCTGAGGGCTGGAGAGGGAACAGCAGCGAGGCCGTGGCAGCCAGGCCGGCTTGGCTCCAGGTGAAGAGCAGAGAGGGAGGTTCTGTCTCCTAATTTCCCCTGGGGGGAAGCTCTCCCACAGCCTCAGCCCGGGAGCCCTGGCCTCGCCTTATCTGTCAGATTTCTTTTCTGCTCTCCAGGTTTCTACCTGATCTCACCCTCAGAGTTTGAGCGCTTTTCTCTTTCCACCAAATGGCTGGTCGAGCCCCGGTGTCTGGTGGAATCTGCCAGAACCAAGCACCACAGCCGCCCCAGCAATGGCAATGGCCCTGGCCCGGACAAGTCCTTGGGCCAAACCAGGTGAGGGAGGGCAGAAGACCTTGGCATGGCCTCTCCCCCCGCCGCCTCCCCTCTGCTGACTAGTCAGAGGCCCCCTTCCTCCCTTGCAAGTCACCAGTTCAGGGAAGGGCTCTGTTGGCTCTGTTCTTCTCTGACCCGGTACTGTGGCAGGCCAGGCCAGTTGATGCCACGCAGTCTTCAGGGGACCAAGGCTTTCAGGGCCAGAGTAAGGAGCTTAGAGGCTCCTGGCCCTCACTGTCTTTCCCCCACAGGAACTCGGGGAGCCAAAGTGATGGAGAGGGTAAGTCAGGCCTCTTGGGGCCACCACCTGGGGGAACATCTGGGCCACACCTGGTTAGACTGGGGCGGGAAGGAAGGGATGGAGCCCCAGGTGAGCAAGGAGATTTGGTGCTGGGAATAGGAAGTGTACCATTGTTAAGAGGAGAGCCAGGTAGAGGAGGACCCAGGGTAGGGTCCACCtcacctgcctctgccttccagaGAAGAAACCCGGCCCGGTGATGGAGCACGCACTGCTCAATGATGAGCGTGAGTCAGGGTGGGGGCTGGCAGGAGGGGGGGAAGGGTGTTCCTGGATACTGGGTGAGGCCTGGAGGGCCTGGTGAAACTGAGGGCTGTTTCCCTGAGGTGGGCAAGACGGGCAAAGCGGGGAGAGGCTGCTAGCTGGCCCAGCCCCTGCTGGCCTCACCAGGCCTCACTGCCCTGCAGGAGTCCTGAAGGAAATCCAGAGCACACTGGAGGGGGACCGAGGGTAAGTCCCCAGGCtcttggagagggggcggagagCACTGAGGGTGGAGGGGCCTGTGGGTGGTGACTCCCTGTGTTTGCTGCTGCAGGAGCTGTGGCAATTGGCGGTCTCACCGAATGGCTATGGGATGCAGCCTCGGCAATGGGGGAGGTAGGGACTCAGGGCACTGCTTAGGAGGGTGTACTTCCTGG contains:
- the Llgl2 gene encoding LLGL scribble cell polarity complex component 2, producing MRRFLRPGHDPARERLKRDLFQFNKTVEHGFPHQPSALGYSPSLRILAIGTRSGAVKLYGAPGVEFMGLHRENNAVMQIHFLPGQCQLVTLLDDNSLHLWSLKVKGGVSELQEDESFTLRGPPGAAPSATQITVVLPHSSRELLYLGTESGNVFVVQLPGFRALEDQTISSEAVLQRLPEEARHRRVFEMVEALQEHPRDPNQVLIGYSRGLVVIWDLQGSRVLCHFLSNQQLENVTWQRDGRLIVTCHSDGSHCQWPVSSQAQQPEPLRSSMPYGPFPCKAITKIFWLTTRQGLPFTIFQGGMPRASYGDRHCISVVYNGQQVAFDFTSRVIDFTVLAEVDPAAAFDDPYALVVLAEEELVVIDLRTAGWPSVQPPYLASLHCSAITCSHHVSNIPLKLWEHIIAAGSRQNAQFSTMEWPINGGTSLAPPPPQRDLLLTGHEDGTVRFWDASGVCLRLLYKLSTARVFLTETDPSENLNAQGEDEWPPLRKVGSFDPYSDDPRLGIQKIFLCKYSGYLAVAGTAGQVLVLELNDEAAEHAVEEVEADLLQDQEGYRWKGHERLAARAGPVHFEPGFQPFVLVQCQPPAVVTSLALHSEWRLVAFGTSHGFGLFDHQQRRQVFVKCTLHPSDQLALEGPLSRVKSLKKSLRQSFRRMRRSRVSSRKRRPAGPPGEMQAANTKPERMGLQNMELAPVQRKIEARSAEDSFTGFVRTLYFADTYLRDSSRHCPSLWAGTNGGTVYAFSLRVPPADRRMDEPVRAEQAKEIQLMHRAPVVGILVLDGHSIPLPEPLEVAHDLSKSPDMQGSHQLLVVSEEQFKVFTLPKVSAKLKLKLTALEGSRVRRVGVAHFSSCRAEDYGEHHLAVLTNLGDIQVVSLPLLKPQVRYSCIRREDVSGIASCVFTKYGQGFYLISPSEFERFSLSTKWLVEPRCLVESARTKHHSRPSNGNGPGPDKSLGQTRNSGSQSDGEEKKPGPVMEHALLNDERVLKEIQSTLEGDRGSCGNWRSHRMAMGCSLGNGGAE